The DNA region GCTTTCCTGTCCATCGCTAGCCTTCCTCCTGGTGACCCTGTGTTTCCACCCCAGGACGATGCCCTGGGGCAATTTCCCTGCAGAGAAGGGGCAGCTGTTTCGACTACCATCTGCTCTGAACAGGTGACGGCCCTGGCCTTCTCGGGTCGCGTCTCGTACCGCAGTTTCTGGGCCCTGCTCCCCCGCTCCACGCTGTCCCAGCAAGCACTTTCCCCTGTGGAGCAGGGCCCGGGGCCGGGAAGCCCGCTCATCtcagcctcccccccaccccccaggacaAGCTCTGACTCTGCCCTTCACACCAGCGTGATGAACCCAAGCCCTCAGGACACTTATCCAGGTCCCGCCCCTCCCAGCATCCTGCCCGGTCGCCGCGGAGGTGAGCGGCCCAGGCCTCGGGCAGGGCAGGGAGTAGTTTCCACGGCTCAAGCCGGCGCGCGGGGAAGTGCGTCCCGGAGCCAACTCTTCTGCATCCTTTGCAGGTTTTCTGGATGGTGAGGTGGATTCCAAAGGTACGTGTTCCTTGCCGTGTGCGGATACTGATGGCAGGGGGTTTCTGGGCCAGAGTCGGGGCTTCGAACAGGGCCGGGTGCAGGACTCCCGCGTCCCCAGCTCCGTCGGCCGCTCTCACGGccagtctttctctttcaagtCCATGGTGCCGAGGAGAACTTGCTGGACGACAAGCACTTGCTGAAGCCCTGGGACGCGAAGAAGGTCGGTGTGGCCCACGTCCCTCTTCTTTCCACGGGCCAGGTCCTCCTTGGCCCTTGCTAagtgttcttccttctctcctcagctggcctcctcctcctcccggccTCGGTCCTGCGAAGTCCCTGGAATTAAGTAGGCACCTCCGGGAGGCCggcggaggggctgggggagacgTGGGAGGCTGGCgtccagccccctgcccccccgaCCGCGGCCCCCAcgtccccctctctgtcctttccccccCACAGCATCTTTCCGTCTCCTGACCAGCCTGCCAGCGTGCCTGTCCTCCCGCCCGCCATGAACACGGGAGGCTCCCTGCCTGACCTCACCAACCTGCACTTCCCCCCACCACTCCCTACCCCCCTGGACCCTGAGGAGACCGCCTACCCCCACCTGAGCGGGGGAAGCAGTACTTCCAATTTGACCCACACGATGACCCACCTGGGCATCAGcgggggcctgggcctgggcccggGCTCGGGCTATGATGCGCCAGGTGAGTGTTCCCGGAGTGCTGCCTGGCTGGAGGGGCgaaggggtggggggcttgaGCACCTGGGACCCTCCCGTGACTGCACACACCAGTCCACCCCAGGATTCCCTCACGGCAGATGTGGCTTTTTCTAGAAAGGTGATGAGGGCAGCCTTCAGGCGGGCCGTGCCGGCCTCACTGTCAGGGACAGAGCAGGGAGGACATCGCCTTGCCGCTTCCATAGTCTGGTCACTGCTACCTGTTCTGGGCAGAAGGGGGCCCAGCTCCCATCAGTAACGTTGGCATCTCTGGTTTTTGTCTGTGCAGGACTTCCTTCCCCTCTCAGCCACCCACCCTTGCAGGCCTCCCTGAGCAATCCCAACCTGCAGGCCTCCCTGAGCAATCCCAACCTGCAGGCCTCCCTGAGCggtccccagccccagctccagggCTCCCACAGCCACCCCTCACTGCCTGCCTCTTCCCTGGCCCGACACACACTGCCCACCGCCTCCTTGGGCCACCCCTCACTCAGCGCCCCGGCCCTCTCCTCTGcatcctcctcctctgcctcgcCCCCTGCCCTGGGTGCCCCCCCTTACCCAGCTTCTACCCCCGGGACCTCCCCCCGCCATCGCCGTGTGCCCCTCAGCCCCCTGAGTTTGCCCGCGGGCCCAGCTGACGCCAGGAGGTCCCAACAGCAGCTGCCCAAACAGTTTTCGCCAACAGTGTCACCCACCTTGTCCTCCATCACTCAGGTATGCGTGGctcccttccctctgtgtctcccttgctcttctcttcctgctgagagctctccctccccccttcagCTTTCCAGATGTCTGTCCTCACTTCTGAGCTCCCGTGTCCGCCCTCCCCTCcattcctctgcccctctcgcctCCCCGCTCCTGAAGAGTGCAGGCCCCGGGGTCACATCCTGGCCCCACGTCTTGCCAGCAGCCGCCTCCCTGGACGGGTGGTCAGGAGGGCTGCCGTGGTCTGTGGGCCTCGCGTGCTCACCTGTAGAATGAGGATGCCTTTGTAAGGGTCACGGGAACGGTTGACGGGACGTGCTTAGGCCAGGCCGGCTCAGGCGCACGCTCCAGACATGCCAGCTTGGTCCTtgccttgcctccctccctcccttcttcccatgctgtctgtctgtctgttctcGTGTCGCCATCCTGTCTCATCCACCTCTCCCATGGCTGTTTCGCACCCACTTCCCAGAGGCGGAGGCTCTCAGATCACACGGCCTCGGCTCCGTTCTTTGTTTTCAAGAGGAGGACGTTGGCCCCAGGGAAAGTACCGTCCAAGCTTACTCTGCAAGTTAGGAGGAGTTGGGACCAGACTGGGCACCTAGCTGAGGGCTCCTTCCTCCATGCCGAAATGCCcgctcttcttttctcttgcccctcctcctccacccccttccctggaATGCGTGTTGTGTGTTCCATCTCGACGCAGGTCTCCTTTCGTGGAGGAAAGACTAAGGCCAGGCCAGCAAGGGCTCTGctccctcagagcctggagcgagACCCacgcccctctccccgcccccctgccgCTGCTGCTGGCCTGTGGGATGGGTTGCAAGTACTTGCTTGCTGACGGTGCTTAGGAACCACTTAACTTCTGCAGCGAATCCCGAATCCCGAGCAAGTTGGGCTCAGACTCATTCCCTCCCTTCCGGGCCCATACGCACGTTGGGAATCTGCGCCCAACCCCGGGGTCGCCCCGTGGCACCGTCAGCTTTGTGTGGAGGATGGTTGCAGCCTAACAGGGTGGGGAACCCCAAGAGTTCCTCTTGGCGGCGCACTGAGGGCTAagcttctccctttctccttgcctTCAGGGTGTCCCCCTGGATACCAGCAGACTGCCCGCTGACCAGCGGCTGCCTCCATACCCGTACAGCCCCCCGAGTCTGGTTCTGCCCGCCCAGCCGCCCACCCCAAAGCCTCTGCCGCAGCCAGGGCTGTCCTCTCAGGCCCGCCCGATGCAGCCCTCAGGCAGGCCACCGCACTGTGGGCCACTGTACCCGCCCAGCTCCGGGGGGCACGGGCAGCAGTCTCACCACCGGCTGATGAGTGACTTCAGCCTGGGGAACGTGAGTGCCCAGGTCTCCGGCTCAGCAGCAGGGGAGGGCCCATGTGGGATGGCCGGTGCGCTCTGAACTGGGagagctggtgggggtgggggtgggggatcacCCCCTCCAGGTACCGGCACTGCCGgtctgaggcttctctcctccTGCGTTTGACCCCCGCTCCTGCCCCTGGCCCTCAGCTGTCCCTGCACAGCGTGCCCTCTGCCGGCTGCCGCCCTGACTGGCTCTCTTCCCGGCATGCACGCGCTCTGTCCCGGCGGGTGTGGCACCTGCTCCGGGCCCCGTGCTCGCTTCTGCTGCTCTGCTTGCTGTCTTCACCCTCTCCTCTCATTCCTTgggatgggggtgtgggggggggtgcttctcTGGGCCGAGGGGGGCAGAAGGGACACGCCGGTCCGAAGCCCGCTTCCTCAGGGTCTGTCTGTGTGTCCATAGCCAGAGCAGTTCAGCATGGAGAGCCCATCGGCCAGCCTGGCGCTGGACCCCCCTGGCTTTTCTGAAGGGCCTGGATTTTTAGGGGGCGAGGGGCCAGTGAGTGGCCTCCAGGACCCCCATACCCTCAACCACCAGAACTTGACCCACTGTTCCCGCCATGGCTCAGGGCCCAACATCATTCTTCCAGGTGAGCGGCGTGGGTGGCGacgggcagggaaggaggagaggacaCGTTTGCCGGCGCGTCACGAGACTGAGGAGTCTCAGGAGAGTTTTCCGGGCCCGGCTCTCACCCTTCTCTTCTGCCCACACAGGAGACTCCTCCCCCGGCTTCTCTAAGGAGATTGCCGCAGCCCTGGCCGGAGTGCCTGGCTTCGAGGTGGCGGCGgccgggctggggctggggctggggctggaggaggagctgcGCATGGAGCCCCTGGGCCTGGAAGGGCTCCACATGCTGAGCGACCCCTGTGCCCTGCTGCCCGATCCTGCCGTGGAGGACTCTTTCCGCAGTGACCGGCTGCAGTGAGGGGCCTCATCGGCGTCCGTCTTCTTGGCCCTGCCCTGTCACtggtcctttccttccttccccctggcCAGTAGAGACTCCACTCTGCCCCCTAGATCCTCTTTCTACCATGAACGAGGGATcccaagaatgagaaaaaagcaAGGGGTCTCGTCCAGGTGGCCCCTGAACTCTGCACAAGGGGCGGGCCTgggggagctggagggagggccTAAAGCACTTGtaactttgaatcctctgtctggAGGTCAGAGCCTGTTGGAAGGCAGGGATGGAGGGGAGCCCTGGAGGCGGGGCTTGCCCTGCGCCTGGGGGGTGGGCggtgccagcccctccccactcttccccTTGCAACGCAGGAGAGAGCCAGAgtggatattattttttattaaatatattatatgttaataaaaaaatcatatcaaGCTTTGGCGTGGTTTCTATTGTTGGATATGTATCTGGGGGTTTAGAGGGTCCTGGGGCCCTCTTCTCAGCGCTGTTGTGGTTTGTGGAGGGGCCTCAGCCTCAGAATCTGTACCCAGCGTTGAACTTGGGCGTCCAGGCTGGATGAGGACTCCCAGGGCAGCACATGTGCCCCTCCcgtgccctcccaccccacctgtcCAGGCTAGGCTGAGCGTGGGGACAGGGGGCCCTGGCTGGCCAGGCGCAGTGCTGAGGCCTGGCAGTGAGGAGGTGGCCGATGGCTGAGATGGCAGTCCGAAGTTTACCCAGGGGCAGCTGGCTCCGAGGAGGCTTTCACACCAATTGCGGATGCCAGGCAGGACTCAAGCTGGGTGCCGGGAGAGCCTAGGAGACAGTCGTACCTGGGCAGCCTCGGTGGGATGCTCCCGGGTCTCTCGCCACTCGCCTGGAGAGGCTTCCCCTTTCCGactgccctctgccctccatGCTCTTCCGCACTCACCAGTCAAGGGAGTGGTGTCCCCTTcggctcccctgcccccctgcttTCCCTACACCCCACGATGCcggcctctcctcttcctctttccaaaGCCCTTGTCTTTTTCAGAAAAGGGAACTGAGAGCTTGTGGCCGAAGCCAACAGGGAATGCAGTGTCCCCTAAACCTGGAAGTAGGGGTGTCACAGGGTCGGCGCAGCCAGCCGGGGCCTCCTGGGCCACATGTGACCAGGCCCGGCGGCCTGCGTGCAGGGGGCCCTCCCGGCCGCCAGGGGTCGCGCTGCAGGCGCCGGGCGGGCGCGGCGGGGTCACGGCCGGGGGTgcggggttgtgtgtgtgtgtggggggggggggggggttgaggggCTCAGGGAAAGCGGGGCGCGCGGACGAGTGCGGCGCGGCGCCCCGGCCGCCTGTCCCTCCGTCCGCCGCCCGGCGGGAGCGAGCCGAGCCCGGCGCCATGTCCGGGACCGGGTAGCCCGCCAGCCGCCCGCCTCCGAGCCGCCCCGCCCGGCCCGCGGGCCGGGAGCCCGGGAGCCGCGGGCCGGCAGGTAGGGGCCGGACCGGGCGGGGCGGCGCGGGCGGAGGCGGGCGGGCGCCGGCTGCGCATCTGGTTCCGCTTCCTCCGCCGCGGGGAAGTGAAAGCGCGGGGAGGGCGCCGCGGTCGGCGCCCCGCAGCccggcggggcaggggcgggcgCGCAGGTGTGCGGCGAGCgtcccccccggccccccggtTCCCGCAGCGGCTCCCGGCCGGGGCGGCCGCGTGGGGCCAGGGCCGGGGCCTGGCCGGGCGGGgagggcatgggggggggggagcgctgCGGGAAGGCGGAGGAGGGGCCGCGCGCCGGGCccgccgcccccggcccggccccggcgGTCCCCCCGCCGCGCGCCCTCGGGCCGACTTCCGCCCGCGCAGCTTCCCCTCCCGGGTTTCGGGaagtcccctcccttcccctccgcGGCGCCCCACGCCTCCAGTCCTCCGCTGCAGCCACCCACCGAGCTGCGCCCCAGCTCTGCGCCCCGGGGCTCGGGGACCCCCGGGGCCCCCACTCTCGGGTTGGGCCATGGCGGCAGGTGAGAACACAGTCGCTCCAGGCCCGTGGGGCTCCCGTCTCCCTCCCTGGGCTCCGCGGAGGAGGGCAGACGGCTCTGGACCCAACTTCAGGATCGTGGAGGTGGGAGGACGCAGGGCTGTTGGGTTGCTGGACTTAGCTTAGGAACAAGGGTACTTGAGTCTGCTTAAAAGACACGAAAACTTGGGTCTTGTGGGCTTCCCTGGAAACCTAGAGGGGCGCTCTTTAAGAACGTTAGCTGGGTCGTGAGGCCCTGATGTCACCAGTAGAGTCGGAAGGTCAGAAACCCCTAAAAAAGACTGTCGGGTTGGCATGATGTCATTGCAGGCCTTTACAGAAAAGATTGCGATCTCCGCAGTCGGGAGCCAGCACGGGTGGGGCCTTTAAAGGGGATTCGGGAGCAGTCTGAGGTCAGAGCCGAGGTCAGCCGCGAGCCCAGAGTGGCGTTCGGCTGGTTTGGGGAGAGGGCTGGCGCCGCCCCGCGGGAGGGCCCGGGTCTCTTTAAGGGCCTGCTGACGTCACGGGCGGGAGCGCTCGGGGTTGGCGGACCACCGCCGGTCCTACCCTCCCCTGGAAGGCCGGGAGGGGTGGGAGCGCTCGGGGTCACCTCCCGGGTCGCCTCCCTCGCTTCTTCACTTCTCCCGCGCTTGACTGTTCCAGATGCAGTGAGTGAGGGGGGGGCCATGGCGGAGGAGCGGCCCCCCCGGCTGGTGGATTACTTCGTGATAGCCGGGCTTTCGGGGAGCGGAGCACCCATCCCCGAGGAGCCGTGGGTTCCCGAGCCCAGCGGGCCCCTGCGCCCTCCGCGGCCGGCTGATCCCATCACGGATGTGGCGGTCGTTGCCAGGGCCCTGGGCGAGGAGGTGCCCCAGGGTTACACCTGCATCCAGACCTCTGCTGGGGGCCACCCCTTGGAACTCAGCGCCGGGCTCCTGGGTGGAACTCAGCCCGTCATCTGTTACCGCAGGGGCCGTGACAAGCCCCCTCTGGTGGAGCTGGGGTGCGTGGCCCCCTGCATGGGGACTGGGCGGCCAAGGGGCCGGTGTATTTACCTAGTGCTCCCCTGGAGGTGGGTCCCCAGCTTGCAGCCCCGCGTCCTGTTTCCCGGTCTGTAAAACGGGGGAAATAACACCTCCTCAGGGTGCAGTTGacaggattaaatgaggtcacCCACGTGTAGGACGCGGCACAGAGTCAGCAAATGGGGCCTTTTCCTCGTCGCATTTACGAATGAGTGTGCAGGCCACGGAGGGCTCGAGGGGTTGCTGCTGAccaagagggagagagccagggccAGAGTCCAGCCAGAAGCGGGCCCCGGGGTCCACTCTGACACGGCTGAGGGTGCGAGGCTGGGAGGTGGGACCGGTTAGGCGGATCTGCCCTGGGCCGTTGAcatctgtctctgccctgtgCCCAGGGTGCTGTACGAGGGGAAGGAGCGACCCAAGCCCGGCTTCCAAGTGCTAGACACGACGCCCTACAGCCACTCGGCCAATCTAGCCCCTCCCGGCCCAGGGCACCCCCGCACCTACCTCACTTACCGGCGGGCAGCAGAGGGGGCAGGGCTGCACGCCCTGGGCATCACTGACCTCTGCCTGGTGCTGCCCAGCAAGGGCGAGGGCACCCCTCACACCTACTGCCGACTGCCCCGCAACCTCAACCCTGGCATGGTGAGCGGGGCCCGCGAGGCGTTGGCGTGAGGGTGTGGAAACCGGGCACAAAGGATGGCCTAGGGCCTCTAGGGCGGGAGTGGACCCAGAGGGGTGGCTCTCGTCTCGGGGGACTCCTTGGGGGTGGTAGAGCAAATGGCTCCCGCAAACGTCGTCAGCTGTGTATCTGCTTGTCTCTCGTTGCTTCTGGGACAGTGGGGTCCAGCGGTGCACCTGTGCTACAAGGTGGGCCTGGCCAAGGCCAACACACTGGTGTACGAGGCAGGTGAGTAGCCCCTttgtccccccagcccccccggTCTCTCGTGTCCCTCTGCCCTGGCGCCTCTCGGCCGGCACCACCTGCGTGTCCagaacccacctcccctctgccgCCGGGCGCTTCCCTCGCATCCCCTGGTTCCTACACCCCGGAGTCTGATCGGCCCTCCTCCTGGTGCCCCCCACTCCGCCGGGGCCGCAGAGCTGCTGGGCCGCTACCCGGAGGAGGACAACGAGGCCTTCCCGCTGCCCGAGTCGGTGCCCGTCTTCTGCCTGCCCATGGGGGCCACTGTCGAGTGCTGGCCTGCCCAGACCAAGTACCCCGTGCCCGTCTTTTCCACCTTCGTGCTCACGGGTGCAGCTGGAGACAAGGTGGGTGTGCGGGGTGTGCCCCGGGGTCCAGGCTGTGCAGAGCCCGCCTGACggcctctctgcccccctgccagGTGTACGGGGCTGCCCTGCAGTTCTACGAGGCGTTCCCGAGGGCCAGGCTGTCGGAGCGGCAAGCACGGGCCCTGGGCCTCTTGAGTGCGGTGGAGCGTGGCCGGGCGCTGGGGGGCCGGGCCGTGCGCAGCCGCCGCGCCATTGCCGTGCTGTCCCGCTGGCCCGCCTTCCCGGCCTTCCGAGCCTTCCTCACCTTCCTCTACCGCTACTCCGTCTCGGGCCCCCACCGCCTGCCCTTGGAAGCGTGAGCATGGGCACCGTGACGCTGGGAAGGGGTGatgagggagggctggggagcccaggagagatgggagaggttgcggtgggcagaggagggggggcagggaaacGCCACGGGCTGAGGGGTGAGTGGGGCCTGAGCTCCAGCCCACGCTTGCTAGTTAGGTCCTGACAGCGCCTGCGTGACCTCTCTGTGCAGCAGGGTCTCTGACGGCAGGCGAGGGCCTCCAGGTGGAGCTCTGGGAGGCCCGAGGTTCTGGGGGACAGGTGAAGGACACGCGCATCCCTCTCTTCCCCAGGCACATCTCTCACTTCATTCATAAcgtccccttcccctccccgcagAGACCTCGCATCCTGGTACAGGTGAGTCCTGGGgggtgttgggggcggggaggtgaggaggggcggagggaggtgGTCCGGCCGGCCTTCGTCATTCTGACCTGCGGCCCTTCTGCCCCCAGATGTCTCCCTATGACAACCTGCTTCTCTGCCAGCCCGtgtcctcacccctgcccctcagGTACGTGCCCaggttgtggggtggggggggtggtgctgtGGCGACCAAGGACATGTAGGCGCCGGGCAGGAGCGCCCGGCTCTCGAGGTCTGGAGGCCGGGCCCCCGGGGGCGTCTGTGCATATAGCGTGTCGGGAGGCCTCTCCGGGGTCTCCTGGTGACCCCCACCTCGTGCTGCCCGCAGCGGTGCCAGCTTCTTGCAGCTGCTGCAGAGCCTAGGCCCGGAGCTGGCCGTCACCCTGCTGCTGGCCGTGCTCACGGAGCACAAGCTGCTGGTGCACTCGCTGCGGCCGGACCTGCTCACCAGCGTCTGCGAGGCCCTGGTGTCGGTGAGTGCCCGTCCTGCCCGGCCCGCCTCCCCCAGACTCTGCTGCCCGCTCCTTCCTCCCAGAGGGTCCTCGACCTTCTCCTTGGGCACGACCTGTACAGCTTCGGTCGGGGGGGCTGTTCTCCAGagtcccccctccacccccgctgcACCCCCTCTGccgtccccgcccccgcctcaGTGGCCCTCACTGCCTGGTGCTGCAGATGATCTTCCCGCTACACTGGCAGTGCCCCTACATTCCGCTGTGCCCGCTGGCGCTGGCGGACGTGCTGAACGCCCCCGTGCCCTTCATCGTGGGCATCCACTCCAGCTACTTCGACCTACATGACCCACCTGCTGACGTCATCTGCGTGGATCTCGACACTAACACGCTGTTCCAGTAAGAGGGCCGGGCGGGCTGGTGTGTGCCACGCCCCTGCTCACCAAGAGCCGGGGACGGACGGTGGGGGAGGCGGGACACGGGCCCCACCGCGCCTCCTTCCTGCTGCTTGTCTCACAGGACTGAGGAGAAGAAGCCCCTCTCCCCTCGGACCCTGCCCCGCAGACCCTACAAGGTTCTGCTGGCTACGCTGACACACCTCTACCAGCAGCTGGACCAGAGTGAGAAccctgtgggggcggggggctaaGCCCACGGGTAGGGAGGCCTGTAGAGAGCTAGGCCTTCCTCGAGGTCAGAGGCGTTGGGATCTCACCTGGTGGAAGTCGGCGAGAGGCCAGGCGGAGGATACCTGTGTTCCGAACGCCGGGGTGGGGGCGAACTCGTTCCCGGGGAGGCTGGAAACTGCCACCTGACGGGCGTGCTGGGAGCTGGCGTTGGCTCGGCAAGGGCGGGGGTCGAGGCTGGCCTGACTCGGGCTCCCCTGGTCCCCAGCGTACACTGGCCCCGAGGAAGAGGCGTCCTTAGAGTTCCTGCTGACGGACTACGAGGCCGTGTGCGGCCGCCGGGCCCGGCTGGAGCGCGAAGTCCAGGGGGCCTTTCTCCGTTTCATGGCGTGTCTGCTCAAGGGCTACCGGGACTTCCTGCGCCCCCTCACCCAGGCCCCCTCCGAGGGCGCTCGAGATGTCGACAACCTCTTCTTTTTGCAGGGTAGTCGGGGCGTCTCGGGAGGGCTGTCCGGGGGCCAGGGGTCCCGGAGCCGCTTGCTTGCTCGTTCCTTCACTCGGCAAACGTCTCAGTGGGCGCAGGTCCGGGCCCTGCGCTCTCCTGGGCTTGGAGGGAGTCCCGGGCGCAGAgacgccccgccccgccctcgcgggcatccccccacccccggtctcAGGCAGGGGGTGCCGAGGGGGCTCGGGAAGGCTGTGGCCGGTACGTGACCCGTGAccccgcctgcccccccccccccccccccccccaggcttccTCAAGTCCCGGGAGCGCTCCAGCCACAAGCTGTACTGCCAGCTGCTGCGCACACAGATGTTCTCGCAGTTCATCGAGGAGTGCTCCTTCGGCTCCGCCCGGCACGCCGCCCTGGAGTTCTTTGACTCGTGCGTGGACAAGGTACTGGGCGCCGTCCTTCCCTCGAGCCACCGCAGCCGCTCGACGCCCGGTGGGTGCTGGGAATGCCGTCCGTGCCCCACGTGTGGCTGCTTCGGTTGCACACCTCCCTCCGGTTCtgactccaccccccccccccccccccgctgcacCTCCCTCCGGTTCTGATTccgtcgcccccccccccccccgccccacctgctGCACCTCCGGGGCCTGGGAAGTGGGGGGCACGGGCCTTGGCTGTGCCTTTCAGGGAGAGGCCGGGTCCTGGACACCCTGGCCCGTGCCCACTGTCGTGACCTCGCTCTCTCACCTGCTGCTTCAGGTGCACCCAGAGCAGGACAAGCCTGAGCCGACGCCCTTGGTGGAGCTGGAGGAGCTGTCGGGGAGCGAGCTCACCGTCTTTATCACCCCTCCCGAGGAGCCCCCAGCACCAGAGGGCAGTGAAGCCGCCCCCCAGTACTGGTGAGGGCCTCTTATTCCAAGCCCCGCGGGCTGGCTTCGTGTCAGCTGCTCCTGATgtggcctccctctgcccctccagctaCGACGGCTTCCCAGAGCTACGGGCCGAGCTGTTCGAGTCTCCTCAGGAGCAGCCCGGGGCCCTGCCCGTGCCGGGCCCGACCCGCAGTGCCCCCAACAGCCCTGCCCCCCGCCGTACCAAACAGGTAACTGGGACATGGGCCCCAGACACCCTTGACTCCGGccatctcctcatctgtgaaatggatggACTGGCGCCTCCGCTGTTGTTAGCCGGTGTCCGTGCGCTTGCACGCGAAAAGCACGTGAGACGTTAGCTGCCGTTACCGTTACCGTTCCCGTCGTCACGGTCGCTCTGTCCCGGCCAGTCTGGGAAGCCAGGGGCTTATTGCCTCTCCCGGGGCACCTGCTGGAGGGCCGGCCTGTCTGCCCGGGGCTGCAGGGTGGAAGCCTGAGTGTGGCACCCCTCCCGCCTCCTCGGAGCGCAGACCCTTGCTCAGGGAGGGGGGTGCTCCTGCCCCCCCACCTTAAGACCTGTTTTGGCCTGGCGCTGTCCTCACCCAGGCGTCCCCGCCCCATCCAGGAGATGAAGGTGGCCCAGCGGATGGCGCAGAAGTCGGCGGCCGTGCCCGAGCTGTGGGCCCGGTGTCTGCTGGGGCACTGCTACGGGCTGTGGTTCCTGTGTCTGCCCGCCTACGTGCGGTCGGCGCCCTCCCGCGTGCAGGCTCTGCACACGGCCTACCACGTGCTGCGCCAGATGGAGAGCCGCAAGGTGGTGCTGCCAGACGAGGTGGGCCTCCGCGCCCCGCCGCGGGGCCAACCGCGCAGCCGTGGGGAGCCGGGCAGGTGTTCCGAACGTTCCCTGAGTGGGCGTGTTCAGGGCACGGCCGTGGGGACCGACCCTGCGTGTCAGCAGGAAGGGCGGAGACCCTGGGTGCCCCTGGGGACCGGTGGGGTCTGTGGGACGTGGGGAGGCTGCAAGCAGGTGCCTGCTGGGACCCTCATCCTGCGCCCCTCCTGGCCCAGGTGTGTTACAGGGTGCTGATGCAGCTGTGCTCCCACTACGGGCAGCCCGTGCTGTCGGTGCGAGTCATGCTGGAGATGCGGAGGGCCGGCGTCGTGCCCAACACCATCACCTACGGCTACTACAACAAGGTGCCGAATCCggccagggtggggagggcgggcggTGGCCGGTGTGCCGCGGGGAGGGTGCTGCTCCCTGACGCCCCCTCGGGGACCCGCCCCGTGACCaccgtgtccccccccccccccccccccccatgcccggAGCTCCTTAGCGCCCACACGGGGCTTCCTCCTACTTGGCCGCTTTCTCACTCGCCAGAGCCCCGACGAGGCGGCCGGGCAGGTACCGCTGTGACCCACCGGTAGCCGTGGGGTCAGCCGGTGAGCCGGGAGCTGCTCCAGGCCCGCCGCACGGTGCCCGTGTTTGAGCTCAGCGCAACCCCATCGTCCCAGGCGGGCAGTGAGGGTGCAGAGGGCTGGTACCTCGTCCAGTGCCCCACGCCCCGGGAGGAGGTTTGGGGGGCTGGGTGTGAACACGGGGGCACGGGGATGTTTCCCGCACTCAGGCCCTTAAGCGTGACCCTAAGCTGCCTCCTGCTTTTTACACGATGAAGCTAACGgctgagaaagtgaaaagatttCTTCGAAGCCATATACTCGATAAGCAGCAGAGCCTGGGTGTAAACTGTCTGCGCCGTTTCTGGCTTCCTCCAGACTCCTCGGCGGCAGCTGCTGCTGATTCCCTCATCTGGGCTCTCGCTCCTGGCCGAGCCGTGGGCAGGACCCACCCAGGCAGGACGTCTGCAGGGGAAGGTGGCCCCTGGGTCCCGGGTGGCGTCCCTGAAACAGGCAGTGGCCGTCAGGCCATCGTCGGGGCGTGGAAGTAGGCCATCTTGATGGGCGCTGTGCTTGGCAGGCTGTGCTGGAAAGCAAGTGGCTGTCTGGTACGCCGGGCGGACGCCTGCGCTGGGCC from Lynx canadensis isolate LIC74 chromosome F1, mLynCan4.pri.v2, whole genome shotgun sequence includes:
- the DENND4B gene encoding DENN domain-containing protein 4B isoform X8; the protein is MAAGLYRKDCDLRSREPARVGPLKGIREQSEVRAEVSREPRVAFGWFGERAGAAPREGPGLFKGLLTSRAGALGVGGPPPVLPSPGRPGGVGALGVTSRVASLASSLLPRLTVPDAVSEGGAMAEERPPRLVDYFVIAGLSGSGAPIPEEPWVPEPSGPLRPPRPADPITDVAVVARALGEEVPQGYTCIQTSAGGHPLELSAGLLGGTQPVICYRRGRDKPPLVELGVLYEGKERPKPGFQVLDTTPYSHSANLAPPGPGHPRTYLTYRRAAEGAGLHALGITDLCLVLPSKGEGTPHTYCRLPRNLNPGMWGPAVHLCYKVGLAKANTLVYEAELLGRYPEEDNEAFPLPESVPVFCLPMGATVECWPAQTKYPVPVFSTFVLTGAAGDKVYGAALQFYEAFPRARLSERQARALGLLSAVERGRALGGRAVRSRRAIAVLSRWPAFPAFRAFLTFLYRYSVSGPHRLPLEAHISHFIHNVPFPSPQRPRILVQMSPYDNLLLCQPVSSPLPLSGASFLQLLQSLGPELAVTLLLAVLTEHKLLVHSLRPDLLTSVCEALVSMIFPLHWQCPYIPLCPLALADVLNAPVPFIVGIHSSYFDLHDPPADVICVDLDTNTLFQTEEKKPLSPRTLPRRPYKVLLATLTHLYQQLDQTYTGPEEEASLEFLLTDYEAVCGRRARLEREVQGAFLRFMACLLKGYRDFLRPLTQAPSEGARDVDNLFFLQGFLKSRERSSHKLYCQLLRTQMFSQFIEECSFGSARHAALEFFDSCVDKVHPEQDKPEPTPLVELEELSGSELTVFITPPEEPPAPEGSEAAPQYCYDGFPELRAELFESPQEQPGALPVPGPTRSAPNSPAPRRTKQASPPHPGDEGGPADGAEVGGRARAVGPVSAGALLRAVVPVSARLRAVGALPRAGSAHGLPRAAPDGEPQGGAARRGVLQGADAAVLPLRAARAVGASHAGDAEGRRRAQHHHLRLLQQGCAGKQVAVWYAGRTPALGQAPERCPGGRSVPPAPEGTAAAAAAAGGSARGRRCPDRWVGAVTGLGTAARFQQRSVGGQGWPRGGHWVFWALWVGCARPVKRGGCSTREGPCDPGPCGEPCVGVEGWSLGGCLLASSPSFAEPRLERHSPTRPLQRQTTWAGRSFRDPASPTGRLVKSGSLGSARGAQPTVEAGVAHMIEALGVLEPRGSPVPWRDGSLSDLSLTGEEPAPGGSPEDSGSALSTQSTEAPEGLSGRTPKAGGRQDEARTPRRGLGTRLQQLLTPSRRPPASRGPPPELPPDPPPPARRSPMDSLLRPRERPGSTASESSASLGSEWDLSESSLSSLSLRRSSERLSDTPGSLQPPSLEILLSSCSLCRACDSLVYDEEIMAGWAPDDSNLNTVCPFCACPFVPLLSVQTLDSRPRAPSPKPAPAGGSRDAPVPGGPGPVLSDRRLCLALDEPQLCNGHTGGTSRRVEAGAWAYLSPLVLRKELESLVENEGSEVLALPELPAAHPIIFWNLLWYFQRLRLPSILPCLVLASCDGPPPPQVSSSARHLLNPPPSSWPLQAPSPWLTPDPASVQARSRSGWYGQAPCPHPLAWTC